The Pedobacter roseus genome contains a region encoding:
- a CDS encoding efflux RND transporter periplasmic adaptor subunit, with protein MKRVLMCLGLCTLLYVTGCTSKKEEKEEVATYAVTTPLRMDTSFTKEYVSQIKSVRNIEVRAQEKGYLQNIYVDEGQHVKAGQLLFKIMPKAAQSELLKAQAETKSAQIELENTKLLSDKNIVSKNELAMAKAKLQSANAETSLAKFHLSNTEIRAPFDGTIDRIPLKLGSLVDEGALLTSLSDNSQVFAYFNVSEPEYLNYQSAAKAKGQQEVSLLLANNELLKSKGKVEVIESEFDNETGNIAFRARFNNSDNLLRNGETGKIQMVVPLKNAIVIPQKATYDIQDKTYVFVIDKNNKVHSRAITIAGELPDLYIIGDGITVEDKILLEGVQKVKDDDKIAFKFQQPQDVMKQLRLKTE; from the coding sequence ATGAAAAGAGTTCTCATGTGCTTAGGCTTGTGTACTTTACTTTACGTAACGGGTTGTACCTCGAAAAAAGAAGAAAAAGAAGAAGTAGCTACTTATGCGGTAACCACGCCGCTGAGAATGGATACTTCGTTTACCAAGGAATATGTTTCGCAGATTAAATCTGTTCGGAATATCGAAGTTAGGGCCCAGGAAAAGGGCTATCTCCAAAATATTTATGTAGATGAAGGTCAGCATGTAAAAGCAGGTCAGTTGTTGTTTAAAATTATGCCGAAAGCAGCCCAGTCTGAATTGTTAAAGGCACAGGCTGAAACCAAATCTGCACAAATTGAACTGGAAAACACCAAATTACTGTCTGATAAAAACATTGTTTCCAAAAACGAACTGGCGATGGCCAAAGCAAAACTGCAATCTGCAAATGCTGAAACCTCACTGGCAAAATTCCATTTATCCAATACCGAAATCAGGGCACCGTTTGATGGTACCATCGATCGTATTCCTTTAAAACTGGGTAGTTTGGTTGATGAAGGTGCTTTGTTAACCAGCCTTTCAGATAACAGCCAGGTTTTTGCTTACTTCAACGTATCGGAACCTGAATATTTAAACTATCAGAGTGCTGCAAAAGCAAAAGGACAGCAAGAAGTTAGTTTATTACTGGCCAATAACGAACTGCTAAAATCGAAAGGTAAAGTGGAGGTAATTGAAAGTGAATTTGATAACGAGACCGGAAACATTGCTTTCAGGGCAAGGTTTAACAATTCTGATAACCTGCTTAGAAACGGCGAAACTGGTAAAATCCAGATGGTTGTTCCCTTGAAAAATGCAATTGTTATCCCACAGAAAGCAACTTACGATATTCAGGATAAAACTTATGTTTTCGTAATCGATAAAAACAATAAAGTGCACTCCAGGGCCATTACCATTGCAGGCGAGCTGCCGGATTTATACATTATCGGCGACGGAATCACCGTAGAAGATAAGATCTTACTTGAAGGTGTACAGAAAGTTAAAGACGATGATAAAATCGCCTTTAAATTCCAGCAGCCTCAGGATGTGATGAAACAATTGAGATTGAAAACAGAATAA